Within the Kingella potus genome, the region CTTTTGTTTTCAGACGGCCTCTGCACCGGCGAACGCGTGCGTGGCTGTGCCACACGCCCTGCGGAGTGTTCGGCGAGAGGGGGCAATGTTGCCGTTCGGTAGGGTGTGTCGCCAAAGCGGCGCACGCGTTTTCTGCGGGCTGTAGTGTTTGGCGGAATAGAAAAAACATAAGGCCGTCTGAAAAACGTATTGCGGTTTTCAGACGGCCTCTTCTTCGGGGACGAGGACGATGAACCGGCGCAGGCTGTAAAAGTGGCTGCGCTCGGGCCAGTCGAGGCGGGCGAGGGCTTGTTCGGCGGCGGGGTGGCTTTGGTTGTCGAGCAGAAATTCGGTGCAGTCGGTTTGGTTTGCGCTCTGGCTGTAGTAGAAACGGACGAAGTGGATTTGCTTTTCGGGGCGGATGCGGTGCAGGGCTTCGCGTATGGCGGTGTGCAGCGCGTCGGCGGGCAGGGCGGGTTTTTCGCCGGCGTATTTGAGGAGGGCGGGGCCGGCGTGGGCATGGAAGGGGATGCCGCCCAGTGTCCAGCGTTCGGCGGTGCCGTGTTTGCCGTCGAGGGCGTTGAGGAGGGTGTGGAACGCGCTTTCCTGGAAGTTTTCCCAGTTGCCGCTGAGGGCTTCTTCGACGGTTGCGCCGATGTCGCCGTAGGCTTCGTAGAGGCTGCGGCCGTCGGGGAGGGTGGTTTCTACGTCGAGGCGGGTGATGACGGCGTTCGGACGGCGGCCGGTAATGTGGGCGAGGGTGTCGAAGGCGGCGGGGATTTTGAGATCGGGGATGAGTTTGCCGTGTTCTTCGCGTACGCGGCAGCCGTGGGCGGTGAAGGCGGCGTGGAGGATTTGGTTGAGGGTGTAGTCGGTTTCTTCGTTCACGGTGTTGCCTTTGGGGTGGGCCGGTTGGCGGTTTTCAGACGGCCTGTATGTCGAAACGGATGCCTGCTTTGGCCCATTGCTGGCTTTCTTCGGCCAGTGTGCCGGCGGTGAGGGGGTTGTCGGCAAGCCATTTGCCGCTGATGCGCAGGATGTAGGTTTTGGCATCCGGACTGCGCAGTTGGGTAAATTGGGGCAGGGTCAGCGGGAGGCGGGCGCGGTGGAGGAGGACGGCGAGGCGCAGGGCGAAAAGGGCGTGCGCCATCATGGGGCTGGCGGCGATGGTGTCGGCAACTTTGCGCAGGTCGCCGCGCTGGCCGAGGGCGAGGGCGGAGAGGATTTGCTGCTCCTTGCGGGAAAAGCCGGGCATGTCGGCCTGGTCGAGGATGTAGGCGGTGTGTTTGTGGTAGGCGGTGTAGGCGATGTCGATGCCGATTTCGTGGAGTTTGGCCGCCCAGCGCAGGTATTGCCGCCAGTGGGTGAGTTCTTGCACGGAGGTGTTTTGCGACAGGCTTTCGAGGAGGATTGCGGCGGTGCGGGCAACGCGCTCGGCCTGGCTTTGGGAAACGTGGTAGCGTTTTTGGAAGAGGGCGACGGTTTGTTCGCGCATGTCTTCGTTGAGGCTGCGGCCGATGAGGTCGTAGAACACGCCGTCGCGCAGGGCGGCATCGGTTACGTTCATGGTTTGCACGCCGAGTTCTTCAAATACGGCGGCCATGACGGCGAGGCCGCCGGCGAAGACTTCGATGCGTTCGGGCTTGAGGCCTTCGAGTTTGGCTTTTCTGACGCTGCCGGCGGCGGCAATGCGGCGGATGAGGTTTTTCATGCCGGCGTGGGTAATGGTTTCGGCGGTGTTGCCGGCGGCGGCGGCCAGTACGTCGCGGATGGATTTGGCGGAGCCGGAGGTGCCGACGGCGAAGTCCCAGCCGGTGCGCTTGTATGTTTGGGCGATGCGCTGGATTTCGGCGCGGGCGGCGGTAATGGCCGTCTGAAATTCTTTTTCGCCGCTTTTGTTTTTGAAAAAGCGCATGGTGTAGGTAACGCAGCCCAGGGGCAGGCTTTCGGTGAGGGCGGGCTGTGCTTCGGAGCCGATGACGAATTCGGTGGAGCCGCCGCCGATGTCCACCACCAGCATTCTGTCGCCGTTCGGGGGCAGGGTGTGGATCACGCCGGTGTAGATGAGGCGGGCTTCTTCGCGTCCGGCGATGACTTCGATGGGAAAGCCGAGGGCGGCTTCGGCTTTGGGGATGAACGCGCCGATGTTTTTGGCAACGCGGAAGGTGTTGGTGGCGACGGCGCGGACTTGTTCGGGGGCAAAGCCGCGCAGGCGTTCGCCGAATTTGGACAGGCAGGAGAGGGCGCGCTGCTGCGAGGCTTCGTCGAGGTTTTTCTGTTCGTCCAGTCCGGCGGCAAAGCGCACCATTTCTTTGATGGAATCGACCGCTTGGAGCTGGCCGCCGTGGTTTTGGCAGATTTGCAGGCGGAAGCTGTTGGAACCCAAATCGACGGAGGCGAGCATTTGCGGGGTGTCTGGTGTGTTGTGCATAAGGCGGGGCGGGAGAGGGAAAACGGAGGCGGCATTGTAAACAGGCCGTCTGAAAACCGCAATTTCAGACGGCCTCATGGGTTTTCGGGGCGGGAGGCCGTCTGAAATTGCTTAAATCATGAGAAACGGCAATTGTGTCATGGCTTGTTTCGGAGGGCTTGCGGGCGGTGTGTCTGCGTTATGCGGGCTGAGCCGTGGCGGCTTGAACTATCCCGCATTTCCGGCTGCGCCCGTACGGAATGGGTTTTGTTCTAAGGAAAAGCCGGCAGCAGGGCATCTCGGCTTTGCTGTGGGATTTTCTTCGCCAGACAGGGCGTGCCGCCCAAAGCGACACACGCGTTCTTTACCATTCAGGCCGTCTGAAACCGCGTGCGCCGCTTGGGCGGATCACGCTGCTGAACGGTCAAACTGCAGCGTGGAAGGCTCCGTAGGGTGTGTGGCGCAGCCACGCACGCGTTTTCTGCCGATGCAGAGGCCGTCTGAAAATGAATGTTGGTCTTACGGTAAATCTGCTCCTTTCCTGCGTCAGCACGGGGAGGAAACAAAAAGTACAAGGCCGTCTGAAAACGATCAATACGTCCAATACGTTTTTCAGACGGCCTTATGCTCCCTACGTCGTCAAATGCCGCTGCCCGTAGAAACCGCGTGCGCCGCTTGGGCTGCACACCCTGCTTCATGCCGCATCGGTGTTGTCGGCCAAATGCCTGCTTTTGTGTTGTTCCGCTATATTTATTCGAATGGGATGAGGCTTGTTTTGCAGCAGGGAAGGCCGTCTGAAAACGGGTTTGCAAGACTTTGCAGCGCAGATTCCGCAGCGCAAGGGGCGGGATTTGGTTAAAATGCGTCAATCATTTTTACGCTTGCGGCCGCCCCGATACCGGCGGCTGTTTTATCCGAACCGTACACAGGGAGATTTGCCATTATGAACCAATACGATCCTTCTTCTTTCCAATCCGCGCCGCCGGCCGCGCCCGTGCCGCCTGTGAAGCAGCCGCCGCGCCTGCTGGCCGAGCCGCGCAAGGTGGCGTGGGGCGAGGGCGTGTCTTGGATCAGGCGGTCGTGGCGGATATTCAAAATGCGCCCGATGGTTTGGATGGGGATGGTGTTTGTCATGCTGCTCATCCAGATGGTTTTGTCGCTGATTCCCTTTGTCAGCATTGTGTCCAATCTGCTGCCCTTGTTTTTCGTCGGCGGCTTTATGCTGTCTTGCGACGCGCTGGAAGAGGGCGGCGAGCTGGAATTTTCTTATCTTTTTGCCGGCTTCAAATACAAATTCAACGAGTTGGCGATTCTGACGCTGCTGTATATCCTGTTTTTGGTTGCGGCAGCGATCGTGGTTGGGATTTTGTTTGCCCTGTTTGCCGTGGGCATGGATTGGAACGAGTTTGCCGCCGCGCTCAACAGCGGCTCGCCCGATCCGTCTACCGCGCTGCTGATTATATTGTTTGTGCTGATTATGATTATGCTCGTCATCCCTTTTGTTATGATGGTGTGGTTCGCGCCCGCGCTGATTACGCTGCATGATGTGCCGCCGTTTCAGGCGATGAAAATGAGCTTCAAAGCCTGTTTGCGCAACTTGGGTGCGTTTCTTATTAATGCGCTGGTGTGGTTCGGCATCAGCCTGGCGGTGTTTGCCTTGTTGGTGCTGGTTATCTTTGTTTTTGCAGGCGGGTTTTCCTCGCTGGGCGGCAATGCGGACAGCTCGGCAGTCTTCTTGATTACCGGAGTGATGTTTTTGCTGCTGATTCCCTTCTGGCTGATGTTTACCTCCCTGATGCAGATCGGCTACTACACAGCCTACCGCAGCATTTGGACAGACCCGCCGCAACACGACTGATTCCGCAGCCGTCTATTCGCGCCGCACCCGATTCAGGCCGTCTGAAAATCCGTTTTCAGACGGCCTGAATAGACAAAAAGTCCAAAAATATTAGAAATAATGATTGGCAACACGAAAAACTGAAATTTTTAGACATTTTGCTTGCGAAGCAGGCCGTTCGCAGCTAATATGGCCGCCGTTTTTCCCTTAGATACCAAGTACAAAAACATGAACACCCCGCAAACCCTTTACGACAAACTTTGGAACAGCCACGTCGTCCGCGAAGAAGAAGACGGCACGGTTTTGCTCTACATCGACCGCCATCTGGTACACGAAGTAACCAGCCCGCAAGCCTTTGAGGGCTTGAAAATGGCCGGACGCAAGCTGTGGCGCATCGACAGCGTGGTTTCCACCGCCGACCACAACACCCCCACCGGCGATTGGGACAAAGGCATCCAAGATCCTATTGCCAAGCTGCAAGTGGACACTTTGGACAAAAACATCAAAGAATTCGGTGCGCTGGCCTATTTCCCGTTTATGGACAAAGGGCAGGGCATCGTGCATGTGATGGGGCCGGAACAGGGCGCGACGCTGCCCGGCATGACTGTGGTCTGCGGCGACTCGCACACCAGCACCCACGGCGCGTTCGGCGCACTGGCGCACGGCATCGGCACTTCCGAGGTCGAACACACGATGGCCACGCAGTGCATCACCGCCAAAAAGTCCAAATCCATGCTGATAGACGTGCAAGGCCGTCTGAAAGCCAACGTAACCGCCAAAGACGTGGCACTCTACATCATCGGCCAAATCGGCACCGCAGGCGGCACGGGCTACGCCATCGAGTTTGGCGGCGAAGCCATCCGCAGCCTGAGCATGGAAGGCCGCATGACCTTGTGCAATATGGCGATTGAAGCGGGCGCGCGCTCGGGCATGGTGGCGGTGGATCAAACCACCATCGATTATGTGCAGGGCAAACCCTTCGCCCCCAAAGGCGAAATGTGGGACAAAGCCGTCGCATACTGGCGCACGCTGGTGTCCGACGAAGGGGCGCGGTTTGACAAGGTGTACACCTTCCGTGCCGAAGACATCGAGCCGCAGGTAACCTGGGGTACGTCCCCCGAAATGGTGCTCGACATCGGCGGCAAAGTGCCGAATCCCGCCGACGAGGCCGACCCCGTCAAACGCAGCGGTATGGAACGCGCCCTCGAATATATGGGCTTGGAAGCAGGTACGCCGCTTGCCGAAATCCCCGTGGACATTGTGTTTATCGGCTCGTGCACCAACAGCCGCATCGAAGACTTGCGCGAAGCCGCCGCCGTAGCCAAAGGGCGGAAAAAAGCCGACAACGTCTCGCGCGTATTGATCGTACCCGGCTCCGGTTTGGTCAAACAGCAGGCCGAAGAGGAGGGTTTGGACAAAATCTTTACCGATGCCGGCTTCGAATGGCGCGAACCGGGCTGCTCGATGTGCCTGGCGATGAACGCCGACCGCCTGACTTCCGGCCAACGCTGCGCCTCCACATCCAACCGCAATTTCGAAGGCCGCCAGGGCAACGGCGGACGCACCCACCTCGTCAGCCCCGCTATGGCGGCAGCGGCGGCGGTGAGCGGACATTTTGTCGATGTGCGGGCGATGGTGTAGGCAAAATACCCCGCCGCAAACGGATTGGAAAAGGCAAGTACAGGTAACGGCAGCCGCCGCCCTGAACATTGCCGGCAGATTCCGCCAAACGACAGCCCCGCAAGGGGCTTTTCCCATAGCATAAAGGCCGTCTGAAAAACTTGTGCACTTTTCAGACGGCCTTTGCCGTTAAAGCAGGGTGTGGCTCCGCCATGCACGCGGTTGCGGATAGTACACGGCGGTTTGCAGACGGTCTTTTCTCTGCGGAGGGTAGCGCGTGCGTGGCGGACAATTTTGCCGTTCGGGTAGGGTGTGCCACCCGAGCGGCGTACGCGTTTCCTGCGGACATTTGCAGGACGGGTCAAGCGGTTCTGCAAATCGCTATCTTCCCAACAACCCACTTGAAAAACGTATTACGTATTCAGACGGCTTCTGCTTTTTGCTCCCTTCCCGCCTGCGCGGAGGGTTAGGGTGGGCGTTTGCCGTTTGGGCAACATTTGCGGGGTAGCAGACAAAGCGGTTCTACGTACAGCCCCTTCCTAACCCTCCACGCGGGTGCAGGTGAGGGAGCTGGTTTGCTGCGGGACTGTGTTTTCAGACGGCCTCTACATCGGTGGGATCGCGTGCGTGGCTGTGCTACACACCCTACATTGCTTTGACGCGGTGCGGAAATGTTGCGGTTCGGGTAGGATGTGCCGCCCACGTGGCGCACGCGTTCCATGCGGACGGCGGGGCTTGGAGGTGGGGAAACATGAGGCCGTCTGAAAAACGTATTGCAGTTTTCAGACGGCCTTTTTAACTGATTGGTGGGAATGCGTACATGGCTGCGCCGCACACCCTACGATAGGTTCAGCGCGGCGGTTTGGCCTTTCGGTTGTTGTGCAAAGGTGTTTTTAAAGATACGGATTGTGCAGTTTTTCATAGCCCACGGTGGTGGTGCGGCCGTGGCCGGTGATGATTTCGGTGTCGTCGGGCAGGGTAAAGATTTTTTCGCGGATGTTTTTGATCAGGTCGTCGTGGCTGCTGCGCTCGAAATCGGTGCGGCCTATGCTTTCGTAGAAAATCACGTCGCCCGCCACCAAAAGCCCGGCTTCGGCGCAGTAGAACACGATGTGGCCGGGGGTGTGGCCGGGAATGTGCAGCACTTTGAATCCGTATTTGCCGACGTTGAGCGTGTCTCCCTCTTCCAGCCAGCGGGTGGGGATGAAGGGCTTGGAGGGAGGGAAGTTGTATTGTTTGGTGATTTC harbors:
- a CDS encoding DUF6348 family protein, translated to MNEETDYTLNQILHAAFTAHGCRVREEHGKLIPDLKIPAAFDTLAHITGRRPNAVITRLDVETTLPDGRSLYEAYGDIGATVEEALSGNWENFQESAFHTLLNALDGKHGTAERWTLGGIPFHAHAGPALLKYAGEKPALPADALHTAIREALHRIRPEKQIHFVRFYYSQSANQTDCTEFLLDNQSHPAAEQALARLDWPERSHFYSLRRFIVLVPEEEAV
- the ppx gene encoding exopolyphosphatase, whose product is MHNTPDTPQMLASVDLGSNSFRLQICQNHGGQLQAVDSIKEMVRFAAGLDEQKNLDEASQQRALSCLSKFGERLRGFAPEQVRAVATNTFRVAKNIGAFIPKAEAALGFPIEVIAGREEARLIYTGVIHTLPPNGDRMLVVDIGGGSTEFVIGSEAQPALTESLPLGCVTYTMRFFKNKSGEKEFQTAITAARAEIQRIAQTYKRTGWDFAVGTSGSAKSIRDVLAAAAGNTAETITHAGMKNLIRRIAAAGSVRKAKLEGLKPERIEVFAGGLAVMAAVFEELGVQTMNVTDAALRDGVFYDLIGRSLNEDMREQTVALFQKRYHVSQSQAERVARTAAILLESLSQNTSVQELTHWRQYLRWAAKLHEIGIDIAYTAYHKHTAYILDQADMPGFSRKEQQILSALALGQRGDLRKVADTIAASPMMAHALFALRLAVLLHRARLPLTLPQFTQLRSPDAKTYILRISGKWLADNPLTAGTLAEESQQWAKAGIRFDIQAV
- a CDS encoding BPSS1780 family membrane protein; the protein is MNQYDPSSFQSAPPAAPVPPVKQPPRLLAEPRKVAWGEGVSWIRRSWRIFKMRPMVWMGMVFVMLLIQMVLSLIPFVSIVSNLLPLFFVGGFMLSCDALEEGGELEFSYLFAGFKYKFNELAILTLLYILFLVAAAIVVGILFALFAVGMDWNEFAAALNSGSPDPSTALLIILFVLIMIMLVIPFVMMVWFAPALITLHDVPPFQAMKMSFKACLRNLGAFLINALVWFGISLAVFALLVLVIFVFAGGFSSLGGNADSSAVFLITGVMFLLLIPFWLMFTSLMQIGYYTAYRSIWTDPPQHD
- the leuC gene encoding 3-isopropylmalate dehydratase large subunit; translated protein: MNTPQTLYDKLWNSHVVREEEDGTVLLYIDRHLVHEVTSPQAFEGLKMAGRKLWRIDSVVSTADHNTPTGDWDKGIQDPIAKLQVDTLDKNIKEFGALAYFPFMDKGQGIVHVMGPEQGATLPGMTVVCGDSHTSTHGAFGALAHGIGTSEVEHTMATQCITAKKSKSMLIDVQGRLKANVTAKDVALYIIGQIGTAGGTGYAIEFGGEAIRSLSMEGRMTLCNMAIEAGARSGMVAVDQTTIDYVQGKPFAPKGEMWDKAVAYWRTLVSDEGARFDKVYTFRAEDIEPQVTWGTSPEMVLDIGGKVPNPADEADPVKRSGMERALEYMGLEAGTPLAEIPVDIVFIGSCTNSRIEDLREAAAVAKGRKKADNVSRVLIVPGSGLVKQQAEEEGLDKIFTDAGFEWREPGCSMCLAMNADRLTSGQRCASTSNRNFEGRQGNGGRTHLVSPAMAAAAAVSGHFVDVRAMV
- a CDS encoding MBL fold metallo-hydrolase, producing MSLHVEIIPVTLFRQNCTLMWDDETNEAVFTDVGGKVPQLMEEAAKRGLNVKAVWLTHGHLDHVSGVAELTALNPSLEVLGPHENDRFLLANLTEITKQYNFPPSKPFIPTRWLEEGDTLNVGKYGFKVLHIPGHTPGHIVFYCAEAGLLVAGDVIFYESIGRTDFERSSHDDLIKNIREKIFTLPDDTEIITGHGRTTTVGYEKLHNPYL